Sequence from the Sphingobacteriaceae bacterium GW460-11-11-14-LB5 genome:
GAAAGGTAATGTTTCTCAAAAAATATCTATATACTTCATCGGACAAAAATCTCCAATCATTATTCCTGTTGAAGGGAGCTTTATATAATGTACATTTATAAGATAACTATTGCGGTACGTAAACCACGTATTTCGTTTCGAAGAAATCTTCTTCAAAATAAGCTGAAAGCGGATATAATTCTGCTTTCAGTTTTGATTCTTTAATCTCTTCTGCCAAATCGCCACCTTTTAAGTACAAAATCCCATTTGGAATGGCATTTAACGTATCTTTTTTAAATTTCCCCTGTATCCATGGGTAAAATTCGCCTAAACGCGTAACGGCTCTCGATACCACAAAGTTAAATTTCTCTTTAATTTGTTCTGCCCTTAAATGATCAGCCCTTAAATTCTCCAAACCTAAGGCAGAAGCCACTTCTTTTACCACTTTAATCTTTTTTCCGATAGAATCGACCAGATAAAATTCCGTTTCAGGAAACAGGATGGCCAATGGAATGCCCGGAAAACCGCCACCTGTACCTACATCTAAAACAGATTCGCCGGCTTTAAAAGTGCAAACTTTAGCTATGCCTAAAGAGTGTAATACATGGCGCTCATATAATTCTTCAATATCTTTTCTCGAAATTACATTAATCTGCGCATTCCAATAGCGATATAAATCGAACAATTGTGAGAATTGAGCAATTTGTTTGTCACTTAAGTCAGGAAAATATTTTAAAACGATATCGGGTTTTACATCAAGCATATTGCAATTACTATAGGATTATTGAATTATTTCCAGTTAACTTTTTTCTTGCCAAATAGGGCTAAAAATCCGTTCAGGGTTAAAAACAGAAACAAAAGTATGTCTAAAATCGGGAACCACCAACGCAAATCGCTATAGTTTAAGCGTTTCAGCAATTTTGGATAGATAAAACACCTGATGATGATGCTTAAGCCAAGGATTCCGAGCGCTACATATTGGACCTCACGACTAAAGAACATACATGCGGCAAAGAAAGCATAAAACAGAAACTGAAACACAATCTGAAGGCTCAAAATAAATTTATGTTTTGATTTATACAGCTTTCCGGCACCAAAATGACGTTTTTTCTGCCTCAGATAACCTCCCCAGGTACTGTTAGGTTCACTCCAAACATGACTGTCGCGGTGTAAACGGATTTCAGTATTGTATTTATTGGCATGTGCGTTTACGAATAAATCATCATCTCCGGATGGGATATGCATGTGTGCTGCAAAGCCTTTATTTTTGAAAAAAAGTGATTTTTTGTAGGCCATATTGCGCCCAACGCCCATATATGGCATGCCTTTTAGCGCAAAAGACAAATAATTTACCGCAGTAAAAAAGGTTTCGAACCGAATGAGTGCATTTAACAGACTTCTTTTCTTCAGATAAGGTGAATAGCCCAAAACGATCTCCGTATTTTCGTCGGCAGGTTGTTGCATATCCATTAACCAACGTTCGGAAGCTGGCGTACAATCTGCATCAGTAAAAACCAGCCAATCATACTTTGCAGCCTTTATTCCCATGGTTACCGCGAATTTTTTACCTGCTATAAATTTATCGTTATCTAAAATCTTAACTACTTTCAGGTTACGGTGTTGCTTTTCCAGTTGTTCAAGAAATTCTTCTGTACCATCCCAGGAGCGGTCGTTAACCACCACAATTTCGAATTCCGGATAATCCTGGTTTAATAATGTAGGCAGATACTGCGTTAAATTTACAATTTCGTTTCGGGCACAAACAATTACACTTATGGGTTTTTGGGCCGATAACGGGACTTCCTCGATGTTTACATTGGCCAATTTCAAATGAACAAAAAGTACATAGTAAAGCTGAACCAACAGGCAAAAAGCCAATATCGAGAGCAGAATAATTTCAAGCAGGGTTAATATCACGATGGTAAAATAAATAGGCGCAAATTTCTCATTTTTAATCTGTAAATCACTTTTATGTGGATAAAAAATTAAACAAAAATATGCCCTCAATTTTTGCTATTTTTGGCAGATTTTCGACGAGAAAAAACACATATAAACCGTCTGCCATCAAAATAATAATTAATTTAATAAAACGTATTTTGAAGGTGGTAAGCTCCAGCTAACAATTGGAGAAAAATAATATAGAAACAGATGAAATTTAGTTTACAGGCTAACGATCCACTATCTAAAGCCAGAGCTGGAACAGTAACCACTGCTCATGGCGAAATACAAACCCCTATTTTTATGCCTGTGGGCACAGCTGGAACGGTAAAGGCCGTACATCAGCGCGAACTTAAAGACGATATTGATGCTAAAATCATTCTAGGTAATACTTATCATTTATATTTAAGACCAGGTTTAGACATCCTTGAAAAAGCTGGTGGATTACATCAATTTATTGGCTGGGACCGCCCTATTTTAACCGATAGTGGAGGTTACCAGGTATATTCTTTAAGCAAAGTGCGTAAGATTAAGGAAGAAGGTGTTACTTTTCACTCACACATTGATGGGTCAAAACACCTTTTCACCCCAGAATATGCAATGGATATCCAGCGCACTATTGGTGCTGATATCATCATGGCTTTTGATGAGTGTACCCCATACCCATGCGATTACACTTATGCTGCGCAATCCATTAAAATGACACACCGTTGGTTAAAACGCTGTTGTGCACGTTTTGATAGCACTGAACCTAAATATGGTTTCGACCAGACCCTTTTCCCTATTGTTCAGGGTTCGGTATATAAAGATTTACGTATAAAATCTGCTGAATTTATTGCCAGCATGGATCGTGAGGGGAATGCCATTGGTGGTTTATCCGTTGGTGAGCCAGCCGAAGAGATGTATGCCATGACTGAAGTGGTGTGTAATATATTATCGGAGGAAAAACCGCGTTATTTAATGGGTGTTGGTACGCCGATCAATATTTTAGAGAATATTGCACTCGGTATCGATATGTTCGATTGTGTAATGCCAACCCGAAATGCCAGAAATGGCATGCTTTTTACGAGAAATGGTATTATTAACATCAGAAACAAGAAATGGGAGAACGATTTTTCTCCATTGGATGCAGAGAGCGATCTTCACGCTGATTTAGTCACCAGTAAAGCATATTTAAGACATTTAGTACATAGTAAGGAGATGCTTGGCGCTCAAATTGCTACCTTGCATAACCTACATTTCTATCTTTGGCTGGTCAAACAGGCCAGGGAAAAGATCATTGCTGGTGAATTTTACGAGTGGAAAAACAAAATGGTTAAAGTATTAGGCAATAAGCTATAAAATGAGTCTGTTAAAAGGGAGAATAAAAATCATCGATCAATACATTATCGGGAAATACCTGGGTACATTTATTTATACCCTGGCCATTTTTGTGATCATTATTGTCGTATTCGATTTATCGGAAAAGATGGATGATTTCATGAAAAGCGGTCTTAGTTTTTGGGGGATCCTCTCTAAATACTATGCAGGCTCCATTCCTTTTTATGTGAATATGCTTTCACCACTGATCAATTTTATTGCGGTAATTTTCTTTACCGCTAAAATGGCCGATCAGACTGAAATTGTACCAATTTTAAGTGGTGGCGTAAGTTTTAACCGCTTTTTATTTCCTTATTTAGTGTCGGCTACGATTATTTTCTCAGCCAACCTGCTTTCAAATCTATACATCCTCCCTTATACCAATACCCTAAAAAACAGCTTTGAGAATACTTACGTAAAGCGGAATGATCCTTCCACTAAATCAAACATCCATATGAAACTGGATGACAAAACCTATATCTACATTGACAATTTCGACAACAAAACGAATTCAGGATATCGGTTTTCTTTGGATAATTTTAGTGGAGATATACTCACCAAAAAAATCGTTGCAGAAAACATAAAATGGGATTCGCTGAAACGCAAATGGCAGCTGAACAATTACTCCATCCGTAAAATTGACGGCTTGAAAGAAACCATGATTTATGGCAACGGGAAGTTGAAGGATACCATTTTGGATATGCGTCCGGATGATTTTTCTGCATATGATAATGTAGTGCAGAATTTAACCACAAAGGAACTTTCTGACAAGATCAGGAAAGAAAGAATCCGCGGAACGGGGGTAATGAACGATCTTCAGTTCGAAAAATATAAACGTTATCTTCATCCGCTTTCTGCCTTTGTATTAACGCTTATAGGCGTAGCACTCTCATCACGTAAAGTACGCGGAGGGGTCGGTGTATCCTTAGGTATCGGAATCTTCATTAGCTTTGCTTATATCGTATTTAATCAGTTCACGCAAATGTTTTCTACTAAAGGGGGATTACCGCCTTTTGCTGCTGTTATTATGCCTACATTATTCTTTGGGTTATTAGGTTTTTACCTATTAAGAAAAGCACCAAAATAGCAATGGAAGCTACCAAAAAGAATTTACTGATCCTTCACCTTACGGTGTTGGTTTGGGGCTTTACAGGCGTACTGGGTAAAGTAATTTCTATCGATGCCGTGCCTATGGTATGGTACCGGGTTTTAATTGCATCCACCACACTTTTCGCCTGGTTTTTAATCACCAAAAAGAACATTAAGATCACCAAAAAACAGTTTATCCAATTCTTTTTAACCGGCGGAATTGTAGCCATTCACTGGATATTTTTCTTTCATGCCATTAAAGTTTCTACTGTTTCGGTCACTTTGGTATGCCTCTCTTCCTTCACTTTATTTACCGCAATTTTAGAACCGCTGATTAAAAAACAGCCGATACAAATGGGCGATATTTTAATCGGTTTACTCATCATATTGGGCATATACATGATCTTTAAATTTGAAGGTCAATATACCCTTGGGATTATTTTTGGTTTACTGGCAGCGGTAGCTTCGAGTCTTTTTTCCACAATAAATTCAACCCTGGTTCAAAAAAGCGAACCGTCTATCATTAGTTTTTACGAACTGGTAGGCGCTTTCTTCTGGATCACTTTATACCGTTTATATGATGGAACGCTGATAAACACAGCTTTCAACTTAAGCGCTAAAAACTGGTTTTATCTTGCTCTTCTTGGCACACTTTGTACATCTGTTGCGTACGTTGCCGGTGTTGCAGTAATGAGAACTTTATCGGCTTTTAGGGTAGCGTTAATTACCAATCTGGAACCCGTGTACGGAATCGTACTGGCCTTCATTTTCTTTCAAAATAAAGAGCAGATGACAGGTGGATTTTATATTGGCGCAACCATTATTCTGGCTTCTATTTTTCTATATCCGATTTATAAAAAAAGGAAAAACCAACTGTAAATACACCTTCGAGAATATTCAAGGTTTCGATAAAAACCATTTAAATTTCCATATAGCTTTATACCAACCGGATCAATTTTTCAATCGTTCCTATTGTCGCCTGCTCCTCTTTCCAGGTTATACAATACTTAAAACTTCAGCGTTAAATTTCCTTATAAAGACCAGGCAAAAACAAAAGGAGAAAGCTTATCACGGTTCATCATTTTAAGGTGAACCTGATCTCTCAAAGGCATCGAGATGAGCTTGTTTACAGATGCAAAAACAAATGAGTATACGCCGCAAACCGATACCTTACGATATAAAGATCTTGATGTTCAACTTTACTGCAAGGTCAGTTTCAATCACACCCTCAGAACAAAAACACAATCGTAAATGAAGAGAATGACGAGCATTAAAATGCAATATATTCAGCAGTATAAAATCGAAAACAACCACAGTTTACAACCATATTCTTAATACCTCATCACAGAAAATTCAAACACAATCTGCGGGATTCAAAACCTTAACTTTCTTAACTCCTTAATGATCAGAAAACCGTTATAGTTCATTTTCCCACTATGGAATGAAGGACAAGAAACATACTAAAAGAGCGATCCGGCATCATTCAAAATCATTAAACTAAAGCGAATCCAACAACGGAGTTTAATTACTTCACCCTGCATTTTTCTAGTAAACCAAGCAGACGCTCATTTATGTAATAAGATCAGATAAAGATCAACAAAACACTAAATAAACAACTTTAAAATTTGGCTATACCACACAAGATCAAGACCTACTTGTAAGCTTCACAGCCAAAAGCTTCCTACGATAAAAAACGCTTAAACACCACTAACCCACCCCCGATAACAAACCAGAATTGGAGTCAAAATACCGGAGAACTTAAATGTAAAAACCAATCAAATCAGCAGCTAAATTAAGTCAAAAATACCAGCTTTATTTTAAGCTACACCCAAGCTCATGACTAGCCTGTTTTTGCAATTATAAAGCCTCCAAAAAGAATAAAAATCTACGACATCATTTAGCAAAAATCCTCGCCCAATTAAACGGTAGAAAACTCAAAAAAAGCAGCTAGATAAGCTGATTAAAACGCTATAAAAAAACTCATCCAATTCAACGAAAAATACCACCAAAACAAGCAAGAAGAAAGGCCAAAAACAATACTCGATAGTGGTAATTGTTATGAAGTATTTTCTATTGAAATTTCACAACACCCTGAATTAAAGGCGCTATAGTAAAAGGTGATAACTTGTCTTAAAAGTTCAGTCTTCAATCGACAATGGTTTTGGATTTCATCAAAACCTTCTTTAGAAACACGAAAAATACAGGCCACTTTATGATTGCCAAGCGCAAAAATATGGACGAAAATCACGGCTATAAAACCAAATTTTAGCATGCTTTTCACCAGGTACGAGAGAAAAAGCAGTCCATTCTCAATTTTAAAAGAACAAAGACAAAAACAGTAAAAAACTGCTTTTAAACCACCATAAACAGCATTTTTTAAACAAAAATGAAATTCCATTTAAAATAACCTGAAAACACCATTATTCACGAATATCGTCAGGAAATCGCATTATAGGGCCAAATTATTATCGATTTCGGGCGCCTAAACAGCAAAAAAACATACAGTTTTCGTCTTTAAGATCAAATTTTAAGCAAGAAAATGGGCGTAAAAACCGTGCTCCAAACTCAATTAAAGCGATCAATTTTGGTAATCGGGCAGCCATTTCGCTTTCCGATTATTGATCAAAATCAGATAGCAAATACTGAAAACGAGTTAAAAGATCAACAACATACAAGCTAAATAACAGCTAAAAAATAAAGACATTTTGTCACCACAATCTAATCGAGCACATGCGCAAAAATTTTGAAGGCCGCATTCAACCCTTAACTTTTGCCTTAAAACCTGACAGATACCATGTGATGATTTAGCAAAATTCAGATCTGCTGAATTCAATTTTAAAGCAGATTATTCGAGCTAAAATCCTGACTGTTTTTCCCGCATTAAAGAGCCAAAAAATAGCAGCAAAACCTATCAAATAAAGACACATTTTAAGCCATTGCCTTTGCCTTGCCGATTTCTCAAAAACCATACACCAATTAAAAAAGGCGTTAAAATTTTCGAAGAAAATCGATTAATAAGTGTAAATTAAATCAATAAAATCAAAGCGATTAAAAATGCTGACTTGAGCACAAATCAGCCATAAAAATAAATAAAAATTAGAGATAAAACCAACAAATTAAGGATTTATATAAATTTCATTAAAATTTAAAAATCAACAACTTAAATAATTTCACATCAATTAAAAATTTACAAAAATCAGCAGTTGCAAATTTTAAAAAACTAAATATTTTAGCAAAGAATTTAGATGAATTTAAACATATCAAACAAGAAACTAATTATCAAGTATTTAAGTGCAATTACTTTAAGTTTCACATCACTATCGGTTTTTGGTCAGATTTTTAGCACTGCACAAAACCCACTTAGTGTAAAATGGAACTATATTTCTGCAGGGGGCTTTAAAATCATCTATCCGCAAGAACTGGAGAAAGAAGCCCAAAGAATGGCCAATACCCTACCCTTCATCTACCCGAAAATAGGACTGGGTTTAAGGCAGCAAAAA
This genomic interval carries:
- a CDS encoding 16S rRNA (guanine(527)-N(7))-methyltransferase RsmG, coding for MLDVKPDIVLKYFPDLSDKQIAQFSQLFDLYRYWNAQINVISRKDIEELYERHVLHSLGIAKVCTFKAGESVLDVGTGGGFPGIPLAILFPETEFYLVDSIGKKIKVVKEVASALGLENLRADHLRAEQIKEKFNFVVSRAVTRLGEFYPWIQGKFKKDTLNAIPNGILYLKGGDLAEEIKESKLKAELYPLSAYFEEDFFETKYVVYVPQ
- a CDS encoding transmembrane glycosyltransferase, with the translated sequence MLSILAFCLLVQLYYVLFVHLKLANVNIEEVPLSAQKPISVIVCARNEIVNLTQYLPTLLNQDYPEFEIVVVNDRSWDGTEEFLEQLEKQHRNLKVVKILDNDKFIAGKKFAVTMGIKAAKYDWLVFTDADCTPASERWLMDMQQPADENTEIVLGYSPYLKKRSLLNALIRFETFFTAVNYLSFALKGMPYMGVGRNMAYKKSLFFKNKGFAAHMHIPSGDDDLFVNAHANKYNTEIRLHRDSHVWSEPNSTWGGYLRQKKRHFGAGKLYKSKHKFILSLQIVFQFLFYAFFAACMFFSREVQYVALGILGLSIIIRCFIYPKLLKRLNYSDLRWWFPILDILLFLFLTLNGFLALFGKKKVNWK
- a CDS encoding tRNA guanosine(34) transglycosylase Tgt: MKFSLQANDPLSKARAGTVTTAHGEIQTPIFMPVGTAGTVKAVHQRELKDDIDAKIILGNTYHLYLRPGLDILEKAGGLHQFIGWDRPILTDSGGYQVYSLSKVRKIKEEGVTFHSHIDGSKHLFTPEYAMDIQRTIGADIIMAFDECTPYPCDYTYAAQSIKMTHRWLKRCCARFDSTEPKYGFDQTLFPIVQGSVYKDLRIKSAEFIASMDREGNAIGGLSVGEPAEEMYAMTEVVCNILSEEKPRYLMGVGTPINILENIALGIDMFDCVMPTRNARNGMLFTRNGIINIRNKKWENDFSPLDAESDLHADLVTSKAYLRHLVHSKEMLGAQIATLHNLHFYLWLVKQAREKIIAGEFYEWKNKMVKVLGNKL
- a CDS encoding permease — translated: MSLLKGRIKIIDQYIIGKYLGTFIYTLAIFVIIIVVFDLSEKMDDFMKSGLSFWGILSKYYAGSIPFYVNMLSPLINFIAVIFFTAKMADQTEIVPILSGGVSFNRFLFPYLVSATIIFSANLLSNLYILPYTNTLKNSFENTYVKRNDPSTKSNIHMKLDDKTYIYIDNFDNKTNSGYRFSLDNFSGDILTKKIVAENIKWDSLKRKWQLNNYSIRKIDGLKETMIYGNGKLKDTILDMRPDDFSAYDNVVQNLTTKELSDKIRKERIRGTGVMNDLQFEKYKRYLHPLSAFVLTLIGVALSSRKVRGGVGVSLGIGIFISFAYIVFNQFTQMFSTKGGLPPFAAVIMPTLFFGLLGFYLLRKAPK
- a CDS encoding EamA family transporter, encoding MEATKKNLLILHLTVLVWGFTGVLGKVISIDAVPMVWYRVLIASTTLFAWFLITKKNIKITKKQFIQFFLTGGIVAIHWIFFFHAIKVSTVSVTLVCLSSFTLFTAILEPLIKKQPIQMGDILIGLLIILGIYMIFKFEGQYTLGIIFGLLAAVASSLFSTINSTLVQKSEPSIISFYELVGAFFWITLYRLYDGTLINTAFNLSAKNWFYLALLGTLCTSVAYVAGVAVMRTLSAFRVALITNLEPVYGIVLAFIFFQNKEQMTGGFYIGATIILASIFLYPIYKKRKNQL